In Dermacentor silvarum isolate Dsil-2018 chromosome 2, BIME_Dsil_1.4, whole genome shotgun sequence, the following proteins share a genomic window:
- the LOC119440369 gene encoding uncharacterized protein LOC119440369 — MVRDRLSDYLEARHTFADTMYGFRPHRSAQDILLQLHCDVIEPIEHPSDDKVVLALDLKGAFDNVTHDIILSHLFQTDCGHNAFRYVRQFLMERQAYLRIQDKEHGPYPLGTRGTPQGAVLSPILFNLAMAHLPPLLKDVPGVQHALYADDITLWATQGSLGSIEACLQQAASVVDEYARRCGLECSPAKSEYVHLRSKPKDTTQIVLSLHTGPIPERDEIRILGLFIHKSRKVDTTLRKLRRVSNKRGGLKSQDALRLANAFVTSRILYSTPYLRLRKCDENMLECILRKIYKRALDLPISTSNQRLADLGMTNTYGELKEAHLNNQYLRLTKSHAGRNLLHRLHISYTYQTEERTTIPEDWRGALTIQPLPYNMARGTYEGRRTARVTALQGRYGSRPGVFYTDASGPHHGGCST, encoded by the coding sequence ATGGTTAGAGATAGGCTCTCCGATTACCTCGAGGCCCGCCACACCTTTGCCGACACTATGTACGGCTTTCGTCCACATCGCTCTGCTCAGGACATCCTCCTGCAACTCCATTGTGACGTTATAGAACCGATCGAACATCCCAGTGACGACAAGGTAGTCCTCGCCTTAGAtctcaagggagccttcgataacgtcACTCACGACATCATTCTCTCCCACCTGTTCCAAACGGACTGTGGCCATAATGCTTTCAGGTACGTCCGTCAGTTCCTGATGGAACGGCAGGCGTACCTCCGCATTCAAGACAAGGAGCATGGCCCGTACCCTCTTGGTACACgaggaacaccacaaggagcggtCCTCTCTCCTATCCTGTTCAATCTCGCCATGGCTCACCTCCCCCCATTGCTAAAGGATGTCCCAGGAgtgcagcacgctctgtacgccgacgacatcacgctgtgggcAACCCAGGGTTCCCTTGGTAGTATTGAGGCCTGCCTGCAACAAGCAGCATCGGTCGTGGATGAATACGCCCGACGTTGCGGTCTCGAATGCTCGCCTGCTAAATCAGAGTACGTGCATCTTCGCTCCAAACCAAAAGACACAACTCAAATTGTACTCTCACTGCATACCGGGCCTATCCCGGAACGCGACGAAATCCGCATCCTGGGGCTCTTCATACACAAGAGTCGAAAAGTCGATACAACCCTGCGCAAGTTACGCCGGGTCTCGAACAAGCGGGGGGGTCTTAAGAGTCAAGATGCTCTGCGCCTCGCCAACGctttcgtgaccagtcgaatccTCTATTCGACACCCTACCTGCGTTTGCGCAAGTGCGATGAGAACATGCTAGAATGTATTCTCCGCAAAATTTACAAACGCGCCCTAGACCTCCCGATCTCGACGTCTAACCAGCGTCTTGCAGACTTGGGCATGACCAACACGTATGGGGAGCTCAAAGAGGCCcatctcaacaaccagtacctgcgacttaCTAAGTCACACGCTGGGAGAAACCTCTTACACCGTCTCCATATCTCTTACACCTATCAGACAGAAGAGCGAACCACAATCcctgaggactggcgtggtgcTTTGACCATCCAGCCTCTGCCCTACAACATGGCTAGGGGGACTTACGAAGGCAGGCGAACTGCGCGGGTTACCGCCTTGCAGGGACGCTATGGGTCCCGCCCTGGAGTCTTCTACACGGACGCGTCCGGCcctcaccacggcgggtg